Proteins co-encoded in one Fervidobacterium gondwanense DSM 13020 genomic window:
- a CDS encoding ABC transporter ATP-binding protein, whose protein sequence is MSNTTSEKQVLLRIDNLVKHFPIKAGVFKRIVAWVKAVDGVSFNVYKGETVGLVGESGCGKTTVGMTLLRLYEPTSGRIIVDGEDTTHYFLPSWKAKQYVKKNYIDKFKEEGFVPKDDVDKKYFEIFTKSGEEALVNYLTNDLQEKRLQFRRDIQIVFQDPYSSLNPRMRVKNILAEGPIAHGMITKSQAIDRVGKALEEVGIHKNHMYRFPHEFSGGQRQRIGIARALLMNPKLIIADEAVAALDVSIRSQVINLMMDLQKEHNLTYLFISHDLSLIKYISSRVVVMYLGKVVETALKKDLFDEPLHPYTKALMSAIPVPNPEFKKQRIILQGDVPSPVNPPSGCPFHPRCPVAKPICSKEKPELREIKPEHFVACHFPGSL, encoded by the coding sequence ATGAGCAACACAACTTCTGAAAAGCAGGTTCTCCTCAGAATTGATAATCTCGTTAAACACTTTCCAATCAAGGCTGGTGTTTTCAAAAGAATTGTAGCCTGGGTAAAGGCAGTCGATGGCGTAAGTTTTAATGTGTACAAAGGTGAAACTGTTGGTCTCGTTGGCGAATCCGGTTGCGGTAAGACGACTGTTGGTATGACACTTCTAAGGTTGTATGAACCAACATCCGGAAGGATTATTGTGGATGGTGAAGATACAACACATTACTTCCTTCCAAGCTGGAAAGCAAAGCAGTATGTCAAAAAGAATTACATAGACAAATTCAAAGAAGAGGGTTTTGTTCCAAAAGACGATGTAGACAAGAAGTATTTTGAAATCTTCACCAAGAGCGGAGAAGAAGCTCTGGTGAACTATCTTACAAACGATTTGCAAGAAAAACGCCTTCAATTTAGAAGGGATATCCAAATTGTTTTTCAGGACCCGTACAGTTCTCTTAATCCAAGAATGAGAGTAAAGAACATACTTGCTGAAGGTCCTATCGCACACGGTATGATTACAAAATCCCAAGCTATTGACCGAGTTGGTAAAGCGCTTGAAGAAGTAGGCATTCACAAGAATCACATGTACAGATTCCCACACGAGTTCTCCGGTGGTCAAAGGCAAAGAATAGGTATCGCAAGAGCATTGCTGATGAATCCGAAGCTTATAATCGCAGACGAAGCGGTAGCTGCTCTTGATGTCTCTATTAGGTCTCAGGTTATAAACCTCATGATGGACCTTCAAAAAGAGCACAATTTGACATACTTGTTCATTTCACATGATTTGTCGTTGATTAAATACATTTCAAGCAGAGTCGTTGTCATGTACCTTGGTAAAGTTGTAGAAACAGCTCTCAAAAAGGACTTATTTGATGAACCACTGCACCCATACACAAAAGCGCTCATGAGTGCAATACCAGTACCAAACCCGGAATTCAAAAAGCAGAGGATAATACTCCAGGGCGACGTTCCAAGTCCAGTTAATCCGCCAAGCGGTTGTCCGTTCCACCCGAGGTGCCCAGTTGCAAAACCAATTTGTTCAAAGGAAAAGCCGGAGCTAAGAGAAATTAAACCTGAGCATTTTGTAGCATGTCACTTCCCAGGAAGTCTGTAA
- a CDS encoding ABC transporter ATP-binding protein yields the protein MLLEVQDLTKFYGKKIGIENVSFIVNEKEIVGFVGPNGAGKSTTIRTIMGYLIPDAGDIKVFGEKVNQKSLPKLVEKIGYVPGETNYYDDARVIKILELYKSFYKNFDDNYCEQLCKIFDIPLNKKFEELSMGNKKKVSIIQALAHKPKLLIMDEPTNGLDPFVQKTFYKILLEQKESGVGIFLSSHVLSEVEKLCDRVIFIKEGHIVTPPKFKRSMKKIVVSLKEANSIDNISSKFAEFVEINEGIENGGYIIYFDGNPEKLKELILNLDFSDISVEDLALEDVFEELYKPSQEN from the coding sequence GTGTTATTGGAGGTACAAGATCTTACCAAATTTTACGGAAAGAAAATAGGAATTGAAAATGTCAGTTTCATAGTTAATGAGAAAGAGATAGTGGGGTTTGTAGGTCCGAACGGTGCTGGAAAATCAACAACGATTAGAACAATTATGGGATACCTAATACCAGATGCTGGAGATATAAAAGTATTTGGAGAGAAAGTTAACCAGAAAAGTCTTCCAAAATTAGTTGAAAAGATAGGGTACGTACCGGGTGAGACTAACTACTACGATGATGCTCGAGTTATAAAGATACTGGAGCTTTACAAAAGTTTTTATAAGAATTTTGATGACAATTATTGTGAACAGCTGTGTAAAATCTTTGATATACCTTTAAACAAAAAATTTGAGGAATTATCTATGGGTAATAAGAAAAAAGTTTCGATAATTCAAGCACTTGCACACAAACCCAAACTGCTTATTATGGACGAACCAACAAATGGGTTGGATCCTTTTGTGCAAAAAACATTTTACAAAATATTGCTTGAACAGAAGGAAAGTGGCGTTGGTATATTTCTGTCATCTCACGTGCTGAGCGAAGTTGAGAAGCTTTGCGATAGGGTTATATTTATAAAAGAAGGGCATATCGTAACGCCTCCAAAGTTCAAGAGGAGCATGAAGAAAATAGTTGTGAGCTTGAAAGAAGCCAATAGCATAGACAACATAAGTTCAAAGTTTGCAGAATTTGTCGAAATAAATGAGGGTATAGAGAACGGAGGGTACATAATTTATTTTGATGGAAATCCAGAAAAACTGAAGGAATTAATTTTGAACCTTGACTTTTCCGATATAAGCGTAGAAGACTTGGCTTTAGAGGATGTTTTTGAAGAACTCTATAAGCCTTCTCAAGAGAATTGA
- a CDS encoding ABC transporter substrate-binding protein → MKKFLIVSLLVLAVTFFGATKVVFWHAMGGAQGETLNQIVKAFNESHPDIVVEAVYIGNYNALQQKLLAGVQAGQLPTISQAYANWTAKLLQSKIVEPLNKYINDPKIGMTKAEWEDVFKAFRDNCTWGTTVYAVPFNKSLYIFYYNATAFSAAGVSAPKSINELLYASKALTKDKNKDGKPDVYGFAFRTTVDTFQIFLMMRGGDIVKLGKDGKYVSAIDSPETREVLTFFKKLLDDKAAFAQGGYLNDIFGQGTVLSYIDTIAGRTYVEQSAKGKFQWSWAPVPVWKTRNVPFAGTDVIMFTTAKEEEKRAAWEFMKYLISPEVTAYWAVNTGYLPVRKAALQTTIWKNAAKADPLLEIPLQQIDNAKMDPQLSVWTEIRNVVSTMFNDFINGKVDMESAIKKADSEIKKYLAEEYK, encoded by the coding sequence ATGAAGAAGTTCCTTATCGTCAGCTTGTTAGTCTTAGCGGTCACGTTCTTCGGTGCTACGAAAGTGGTCTTTTGGCATGCCATGGGTGGTGCACAGGGTGAGACACTCAACCAGATAGTTAAGGCATTCAACGAATCACACCCTGATATCGTTGTTGAAGCGGTATATATTGGTAACTACAATGCATTGCAGCAGAAACTCCTTGCTGGCGTCCAAGCAGGTCAGCTTCCAACTATTTCACAGGCATATGCAAACTGGACAGCAAAGCTCTTGCAGAGCAAGATCGTTGAACCATTGAACAAGTATATAAATGATCCAAAGATAGGTATGACCAAAGCTGAATGGGAAGACGTATTCAAAGCTTTCAGAGACAACTGTACATGGGGAACAACAGTATATGCAGTACCTTTCAACAAGAGTCTTTACATTTTCTACTATAATGCAACGGCATTTTCAGCAGCTGGCGTAAGTGCGCCAAAGTCAATAAATGAGCTTCTTTATGCATCCAAGGCATTGACAAAAGATAAGAACAAAGACGGAAAACCAGATGTATATGGCTTCGCATTCAGAACAACAGTTGACACATTCCAAATTTTCCTAATGATGCGCGGTGGCGACATTGTTAAGCTCGGTAAAGATGGCAAATATGTTTCTGCAATAGACTCACCAGAAACCAGAGAAGTTCTTACGTTCTTCAAAAAACTGCTTGACGATAAGGCTGCGTTCGCACAAGGCGGTTATTTGAACGACATATTTGGTCAAGGCACGGTGTTGTCCTACATCGACACAATAGCAGGTAGAACATACGTTGAACAATCAGCGAAGGGTAAATTCCAGTGGTCATGGGCACCAGTACCAGTTTGGAAGACAAGAAACGTTCCGTTCGCAGGTACAGATGTAATAATGTTCACAACGGCTAAGGAAGAGGAAAAAAGAGCTGCTTGGGAATTTATGAAGTACTTAATCTCTCCAGAAGTCACAGCTTACTGGGCAGTCAATACTGGTTACTTGCCAGTCAGGAAAGCAGCACTTCAAACGACAATTTGGAAGAACGCAGCCAAAGCAGACCCATTGCTTGAAATACCACTACAGCAGATTGACAATGCGAAGATGGACCCACAACTCTCAGTTTGGACAGAAATTAGAAACGTAGTCAGCACAATGTTCAATGACTTTATCAACGGTAAAGTTGATATGGAAAGTGCTATCAAGAAAGCAGATTCTGAAATTAAGAAATACCTCGCAGAAGAATACAAATAA
- the ispD gene encoding 2-C-methyl-D-erythritol 4-phosphate cytidylyltransferase, whose product MSNSEKIKDTKVFALLMFGGIGSRFGWEKPKQFYKISNRTIVEYLVDKFVNLELFDRIVVVSPEKYIEETKKELENFKDKVYIIPGGDTREHSVWNGVSFLGTFAKEDDIVLIHDGARPLVSKEIISHNIEYAKKFGAVVTAINATDTVGYSEDGVKIDEIVPRSKIFLHQTPQTFKHKIIKSSMESEIENLHLFSDDASIVLANGYEIYYVQGSRLNFKITSQEDIALVKLFIENRIY is encoded by the coding sequence ATGTCAAATAGTGAAAAAATTAAAGATACCAAAGTCTTTGCATTGCTCATGTTTGGTGGAATAGGCTCGCGTTTTGGATGGGAGAAGCCCAAACAATTTTATAAAATAAGTAATCGAACGATTGTTGAGTATTTAGTTGACAAGTTTGTAAATCTGGAACTCTTTGATAGAATAGTAGTTGTCTCGCCTGAAAAGTATATTGAAGAAACCAAAAAAGAGTTGGAGAATTTCAAAGATAAGGTTTACATCATTCCAGGTGGTGATACGAGAGAGCATTCCGTGTGGAATGGTGTAAGTTTTTTAGGAACGTTTGCAAAAGAAGATGATATCGTTTTGATTCACGATGGTGCGAGACCATTAGTTAGTAAAGAAATAATTAGTCATAACATAGAATATGCTAAAAAATTTGGCGCTGTTGTAACTGCTATTAATGCTACTGATACTGTGGGCTATTCTGAAGACGGTGTTAAGATTGACGAGATTGTCCCGAGAAGCAAGATCTTCCTGCATCAAACTCCTCAAACTTTTAAGCATAAAATCATTAAGTCCTCCATGGAGAGTGAAATAGAAAACCTTCATCTTTTTTCAGATGATGCTTCCATTGTACTTGCAAACGGATATGAAATTTATTATGTTCAGGGAAGCAGGTTGAATTTTAAGATTACAAGCCAAGAAGATATAGCACTTGTGAAGCTTTTTATTGAGAATAGAATATATTGA
- a CDS encoding metallophosphoesterase translates to MGKKEEVWMIISDSHDNIPNVKKFIEIAKQKGVTHIFHLGDIVSPFVAPCFLIDEIEFFGIFGNNDGEKLFLMQKFQNKLHNQPYEKELHGFRIFLMHEPYALVPAIKSQLYDFVFYGHTHQLDIRTEGKTLVINPGESCGYLTGRSTAVILRPEQKEYEILEL, encoded by the coding sequence TTGGGCAAGAAGGAAGAAGTATGGATGATAATAAGTGATTCGCATGATAACATACCAAACGTCAAGAAATTTATTGAAATAGCAAAGCAAAAGGGCGTAACTCATATTTTTCATCTGGGTGATATAGTTTCACCGTTTGTGGCGCCGTGTTTTTTGATTGATGAGATTGAATTCTTCGGTATCTTTGGAAACAATGATGGTGAGAAGCTGTTCTTGATGCAGAAATTCCAAAACAAACTCCACAATCAGCCGTACGAAAAAGAACTTCACGGCTTCAGAATATTTTTGATGCATGAGCCGTACGCTCTTGTTCCCGCCATAAAATCGCAACTCTATGATTTTGTCTTCTACGGTCATACACATCAGCTTGATATACGAACAGAAGGAAAGACTCTTGTCATAAATCCGGGTGAATCATGCGGATATCTGACAGGAAGGTCAACAGCAGTAATATTGCGACCGGAGCAAAAAGAATACGAAATACTGGAGCTTTGA
- a CDS encoding ComF family protein produces the protein MGVIEQKYEEMLHRLNEIVESVLNIATNTECIVCGKQSFGKRLCEDCVKVIDGPPSMTGRFIQNIEVKYFGIYEEKLRDFILAYKFRNHHSLSKVFSKMLSQTIKLHLIAADFIVYIPATKTAKNKRGYDHMYLIAKALSKEIGIPVLKALTALRETDQLQTTDRTEAVRGKFALVDSADRKISDRNIILIDDVLTTGSTIKEAIKILKIAKPRAIHPIVVAMNKN, from the coding sequence ATGGGTGTAATTGAACAAAAATATGAGGAAATGCTTCACAGATTAAACGAGATAGTTGAATCAGTCTTAAACATTGCAACGAACACGGAATGTATCGTCTGTGGAAAACAAAGTTTTGGAAAGAGGCTTTGCGAAGATTGTGTAAAGGTTATTGATGGCCCGCCGTCAATGACTGGAAGATTCATACAAAACATTGAAGTCAAATACTTCGGAATATACGAAGAGAAACTCAGAGACTTTATTCTCGCTTACAAATTTAGAAATCATCATTCTCTTTCCAAAGTATTCTCCAAGATGCTTTCGCAAACGATTAAGCTACATTTAATAGCCGCAGATTTCATAGTATATATTCCAGCTACTAAAACAGCTAAGAACAAACGGGGATATGACCATATGTACCTTATTGCGAAAGCACTTTCAAAAGAAATTGGAATACCTGTTTTAAAAGCGCTAACGGCTCTTCGAGAAACAGATCAACTCCAGACTACTGATAGAACCGAGGCTGTGAGAGGAAAATTTGCGTTAGTAGATAGTGCAGATCGGAAGATATCAGATAGAAACATTATCCTTATAGACGATGTTCTTACTACAGGAAGCACGATAAAAGAAGCAATAAAGATACTAAAAATTGCAAAGCCAAGAGCAATACATCCGATTGTGGTTGCAATGAATAAGAATTAA
- a CDS encoding ABC transporter ATP-binding protein has product MEKTPLLTVSNLRTYFYTEDGVVKAVDGVDFEVYEGETLGIVGESGSGKSVTSLTILRLLDPKGKIEEGSEIIFNGKNLLELNDDEMRKIRGNEIAMIFQEPMVALNPVFTIGEQIMEAILLHQDVDKKTARQMAIDMLRKVGIPEPEKRVDEYPHELSGGMRQRAMIAMALSCRPKLLIADEPTTALDVTIQAQILELMKELQKEYGMAIILITHDVGVIAENADRVVVMYGGKVMETSDVKTIFKKPKHPYTWGLLNAIPRLDIEQDRLYSIPGMVPDPLHFPVGCRFSNRCEFKEDKCSVEMPPLVEVEPGHLSRCFFYRKVEEAQKILKAGEGA; this is encoded by the coding sequence TTGGAAAAGACACCACTATTAACGGTAAGTAATTTGAGAACCTATTTCTATACAGAAGATGGCGTTGTTAAAGCTGTCGACGGTGTGGATTTCGAAGTCTACGAAGGTGAGACACTTGGTATCGTTGGTGAATCAGGAAGTGGTAAAAGTGTCACATCGTTGACGATATTAAGACTTCTTGACCCAAAAGGAAAGATCGAAGAAGGTAGCGAAATCATTTTCAATGGGAAGAACTTGCTTGAACTTAACGATGACGAAATGAGAAAGATCAGAGGTAACGAAATTGCGATGATATTCCAAGAACCAATGGTTGCACTCAACCCAGTTTTCACAATAGGTGAACAGATAATGGAAGCTATATTGCTCCACCAAGATGTTGATAAGAAAACAGCAAGGCAAATGGCAATCGATATGTTGAGAAAAGTTGGAATTCCTGAACCTGAGAAACGCGTCGACGAATACCCACACGAACTATCCGGTGGTATGAGGCAAAGAGCAATGATAGCTATGGCTCTATCATGCAGGCCCAAATTGCTCATAGCAGACGAGCCAACGACTGCTCTCGATGTTACTATTCAGGCTCAGATACTCGAATTGATGAAGGAATTACAAAAAGAATACGGAATGGCAATTATATTGATTACCCACGACGTAGGGGTCATTGCAGAGAATGCAGACCGTGTCGTTGTTATGTACGGCGGTAAGGTTATGGAGACATCTGATGTAAAGACAATTTTCAAAAAGCCAAAACACCCATACACCTGGGGTCTTTTAAATGCTATACCGAGGCTTGATATTGAACAAGACAGGCTTTACAGCATACCCGGTATGGTACCTGATCCACTTCACTTCCCAGTTGGTTGCCGTTTCAGCAACAGGTGTGAATTCAAAGAAGATAAATGCTCCGTTGAGATGCCACCACTTGTTGAGGTAGAACCAGGACATCTCTCAAGATGCTTCTTCTACCGCAAAGTTGAAGAAGCTCAAAAAATATTGAAGGCTGGTGAAGGAGCATGA
- a CDS encoding lysylphosphatidylglycerol synthase transmembrane domain-containing protein produces MNLKKILINVIIAVIIGLAIVNIVGLFFAKQDPITALRSFPLKGFGILIVLLFLDYSIQAIRTMVFVRFMGYRLSFWRSFENFFFTIFFSFVTPMSIGGQPFQIYHLTKNGISSHDATNISIVRMFEGIIIVSVVDIIFLKDVVGILRGTVGLSVIIVGFLVTLGISIAGFIAFVNKEFLYKIFKFFLKFTKSEKIQEKEIKALAWLDNMSASTKTLLLKNYWIVLVDVALGILVSVLSPLMLKLSIEYVSHVKVPLTTIWGVISMLNTIVYYVPTPGSSGGIEGFYQMVFSHIYGARASMTGIFVFRLVTYYLIIFIGLFLMMRFTRFKEEVESVGQEGRSMDDNK; encoded by the coding sequence TTGAACTTAAAGAAGATATTAATTAACGTTATAATAGCTGTGATAATAGGCTTAGCTATTGTTAACATCGTTGGACTTTTCTTTGCAAAGCAAGATCCAATAACAGCTCTAAGGTCATTTCCATTGAAGGGATTTGGTATACTCATAGTCCTACTTTTTTTAGATTACTCAATACAAGCCATCAGAACAATGGTCTTTGTTAGGTTCATGGGGTATAGATTGTCTTTTTGGCGTTCTTTTGAAAACTTCTTTTTCACAATCTTCTTTTCGTTCGTAACACCTATGTCTATTGGTGGTCAGCCTTTTCAAATCTATCATTTGACAAAGAATGGAATTTCCTCACATGACGCAACTAATATATCCATAGTTAGAATGTTTGAGGGAATCATAATTGTTTCTGTTGTAGATATAATATTTCTCAAAGATGTAGTAGGAATTCTCAGAGGAACTGTCGGTCTATCTGTTATAATTGTTGGCTTCTTAGTTACTTTAGGTATCAGCATTGCCGGATTTATTGCCTTTGTTAACAAAGAATTTTTGTACAAGATTTTCAAATTCTTCTTGAAATTCACAAAATCTGAAAAGATACAAGAGAAAGAAATAAAGGCCCTTGCATGGCTTGATAATATGAGTGCATCAACGAAAACACTGCTATTAAAAAATTATTGGATTGTTTTAGTTGATGTTGCTCTTGGTATTTTAGTATCTGTATTGTCTCCACTGATGCTTAAGTTATCTATAGAATATGTGAGTCATGTAAAAGTACCTCTAACTACTATTTGGGGTGTCATCTCAATGCTTAATACTATCGTGTACTATGTACCTACTCCGGGTTCAAGCGGTGGTATAGAGGGATTCTATCAAATGGTGTTCTCACACATATATGGTGCTCGAGCATCAATGACTGGTATATTCGTGTTTAGGCTTGTAACATATTATCTCATAATATTTATAGGTCTATTCTTGATGATGCGTTTCACAAGATTTAAGGAGGAGGTTGAGAGTGTTGGGCAAGAAGGAAGAAGTATGGATGATAATAAGTGA
- a CDS encoding ABC transporter permease subunit, which produces MQVFKWEFRRNLKSLLIWLIFIIGIQYMYSALFPSFAGEGGLFSSKMQLLPKAFLKLFGIDQIDFSNILHFFAMQGQIWISLFATFYVMRLASSMLSKEEHEKTVEFLLSKPISRSRYVFEKLLVVTVILLIYDTIISFALLWMFNTYKVKPFDTNLFWYISLSFWAVHIFMALIGNVLSTIFRKRTLADAGTIFALGFFYILGLIARVYEEYSYVKKFTPFGIFDPADIIKTGEFHWLAFSIVVLMYFVGFAFCIVYYNRKDIYA; this is translated from the coding sequence ATGCAAGTTTTCAAATGGGAATTCAGGAGAAATCTTAAATCACTTCTTATTTGGCTGATATTTATCATCGGTATTCAGTATATGTATTCTGCACTCTTTCCAAGTTTCGCTGGTGAGGGCGGGCTTTTCAGCTCTAAGATGCAACTGTTGCCCAAAGCCTTCCTAAAGCTTTTTGGTATTGACCAAATTGATTTTTCAAATATACTCCACTTCTTTGCAATGCAAGGGCAGATTTGGATTTCGCTCTTCGCAACTTTCTACGTCATGCGCTTAGCATCGTCAATGCTTTCCAAAGAAGAACACGAAAAAACTGTCGAATTCCTTTTGTCAAAGCCAATAAGCAGAAGCAGGTATGTTTTTGAAAAGCTCCTTGTAGTTACTGTTATACTTCTGATCTACGATACAATAATCTCTTTCGCACTTTTGTGGATGTTCAACACTTACAAAGTTAAACCGTTTGACACAAATCTTTTCTGGTATATTTCACTATCTTTCTGGGCTGTGCATATTTTTATGGCCCTTATTGGGAACGTGCTTTCAACGATTTTCAGAAAAAGGACACTGGCAGATGCGGGTACAATATTTGCACTCGGGTTTTTCTACATACTCGGCTTAATCGCAAGGGTGTATGAAGAATACTCTTATGTTAAAAAATTCACTCCTTTTGGTATTTTTGACCCAGCGGATATTATTAAAACCGGTGAGTTCCACTGGCTCGCGTTTTCAATAGTTGTTTTGATGTATTTTGTTGGATTTGCTTTTTGTATTGTTTATTACAACAGAAAAGATATATACGCTTAA